Genomic segment of Mercurialis annua linkage group LG6, ddMerAnnu1.2, whole genome shotgun sequence:
atatgacattaatttttaatataatataaataaatatgttaaagatatttgattatatttatATGCTGCAAAAActaaatcataataaataagtaaaatacaCTTAAAAGAGTaaccaaaatgaaaattaaattaaacaaacaaataagagcaatttaaaaaaaaataaaacaaaaaacaataaaaaacaaCCAATGAACAACTAAACAACAATAAATGAGTATCTAAAAAACAATCAAAGTACAATGAGTGAACAATTAAAAAGCAACCACAAGAAATagaatacaaataaattactaaacatatatcacttttcttttaatttcgATTAATCTGCAAATGTTTATGtaatttgtatctttttttaGATTCTTTATAAAGTAATAGAGTTGTATTAGACAAAAATATGATCTTTGTACACTCAagacaaaaaaatcaaagaataaaGTTGCTCTATGAAAAGTGgcaaacataaaataaattgttaattgaatgtaattaaatatttaaattttatagaaagAATAATATAGCtaaactttattaatttttttttttaacaaagactAAAACTTTCattgatgaaaataaaaataaaaataggtgaatgggttttcaataaattaaaaaaactattctaaaataatgatgagagctgtTTATACAGCTATCGATTACGGCTTTTTAAACCATCAAAAAGTTACCTAAAACATATGTAGTTCTAATTGAAAATACGATATTAGAACCGTCTGATTCTTTAatcttcaaacttttcaaatcccATCTTCAATATAGATTCATAAGTGATCTCCCAATTTTCAAATCTATAAGAATATAGATCTAAATCTCGAAAAGATCAAAGAAGAGATAAAAGACTTCAAAAgtttattcaattaaaataagaGTCAAACAAACACCTTAAAAAAGacttattgaaataaaaagagtAGATTTGCGATTAATAGTACTATGGGCGGTGAGAAAATGATTTTCCAGTTAAccggaaaaatcatcttctcccacccttaaagaagatgaaaaagaaaaggatttttttggttttaaagAGAAAAGAGAGCACTATAGGAGATAGTAATCTGAACTTTATTAGTTACTGCAGCAATTTTTCAGTATCTCTGGTTCATCTTTTCAACAGTTGAGGAAAAAAAGGCATAAATATACCATGCTGAACCACCATCACCACCACTATTTGCAGGAAATTAAACTCTTTGAGTCATTAAATTAttccaaaattacaaaaatgacattaaaatttatttcgttaaaaaatagttttaaatttttttaaattatttcttaaGAAGGTCATCGTTTTAAAAAAAAGGTCATTAAATTTATCGTAAATTACAAAACGGTTATTGACTTATACtcttttattagaaaaataccgaattatatatttttttataatagtgGCATGCCACGTAAGATAAAACGCAaaatatttaatgtattttgCTTCGAGTAACATCACgtgaaataatttgataatttagtgacttttttaacgatttgaattttaatattcTTTCTGTAATATTGCAAGAGTTCAGTAATCCAGAAGTTTAATATCCACCACATGCAAGTCCCTCTCTAACCATCCTCTTCCGCCTCATTCTCCAACCACCGATCATCACTTCAAAGCCAATTCTCCTCCTTACTCTCCTCCTTCTTTCACTTGCAGCCCTAGCTTTCATCGTCCAATAGAAAGGTGACGATCACGGTGGCCTCGCAGATTCCTACATATAGATGAGAAGAGAATAGTAGCAAATAcgataaatcaaaaataataatcacaACTCCATCATAAATGGTGGAATTTAGAAATCGAAAATTTTTCTTTGCAATTTGTGAATATTACTTGCTAGAGATACAATTTTTTTCATTCATAGATGTTAGATTTAGTTGAACCATACAAAAAATGGACTATTATTTACTGTCCAAAGTTACTACCCACCGTccaactttttaccaaaatactCTTAAGCCGTTttcattcttttttaaaaaaaaaatcagttctcaattcaattaaaaacccaacgaatatccgagcgaatttacaataaaaatatcaaaatcgaCTAAAAATAGAAGACGGAACCTCCGGTAAATAATcggtttatatttatttaatttttttaatttttttaattttttaaacttttttaattttttttaatgggtCATCGCCTTGATCTGGCGATGGCCCATAGGGTCCATCGCCAAATCAAGACGATGacccattaaaaaaaaaattaaaaaacgaaaaaattaaaaaccgattaattattagaggttaCCGTCCTCTATTTTTAggtgattttgatatttttattataaatttgctCGGTTATTTGTCGGGGTTTTagttgagttgagaggattgaattttttttttagctgaaaatggcttaggaatattttggtaaaaagttggacggtgggtagtaattttggacggcgaatagtaaaaccaaaaaaaaaacaagtacttatctaagaaattttaaatattacagatgattttttttaatgtgataaatattagtataattttaaaattaattttggacAAACATTTCtactattttagattttttgtaaacATCCGTATTCTTAATTATGTATGTGGGCTCATGGGTGTCTGAAAACTTCTCGTCGGAGTGTTAGTAGCTGCAGCTCTCATCATCTCCCTTCTTTCCACTAAACCCAAACATCGCTAATGCCCTCAACCATCATCTTCTCCAATGCCAACCACTATCCGCCACCACTACAACCACCGTCTCCTCCTACCCCGCCGCCTCTCTCCCTTCCCACAACTACCCACCTCCCCGTATCACCCTCCTCACCTCTCTTTCCCTTCCAAACTCAACATCCTCTGTTGCCTATCAATACACCACCCGAACCCCAACCAAacctccacctccaccaccGCCACTGACACCACCCATCTCCGAGTAGTATTCGCCGCCGGCGGAACCGGAGGACACATAATCCCAGCAGTAGCAATAGCTGATGAACTCAGATCATCAAACCCCAACACGCAAATCCTCTTCATAGGATCACCCAACAGCATGGAGTCCACCGCCATCCCATCAGCCGGCTATAATTTCTCCCCACTCCCACCGTTTAATCTCCACCGCCCACTATTCTCCCTTCAAAATCTTTCACTTCCATTTCACTTACTCCAATCAATCATCCACACCTTCAAATTACTTCAACAATTCAAGCCTGATATAGTCATAGGAACTGGTGGGTATGTTTCATTTCCCACTTGTGTTGCAGCTTTACTTGCAAGAATCAAGCTTGTTGTTCAAGAACAAAGCTCGGTTCCCGGCATTGCGAACTCGGTTCTTTCGGGTTTTTCTGAGGTTGTTTTTGTTGCTTATAATTCTACAGTTGAGTGTTTTTCCAAGAAATGTAAGTGTGTTGTTAGTGGGAATCCTATAAGGTTGTCTTTGAGGCAGTTTGTGTCTAAGGCTGTGGCTAGGAAAGAGTTTTTTCCTATGTCTGGTGGGAAACAAGGGAAAAAAGTGATCTTGGTTCTTGGTGGGTCTTATGGGGCTAATACTATTAATGTAGCTTtgttgtatatttataataaaatgttGGTTCAGCATAAGAATTGGTTTATTATTTGGCAAACTGGAGTTGAGGCTTATAATGAGATGGAAAGCGTTGTTCGGATTCATCCGCATTTGGTTTTGACTCCGTAAGTTGTTTGATTCTCTGCTTTTTTTCTTGATGAATGTATGGATTTTATGCAATTCTTGTGTGGCTCATTAGTTATCTATGTTGCACAGGGAAACTTGTCGAGTCCTATATTTGGACTCTTTGTTTCCGCTTTTGAAAACACTTGTAAAAATTCGTGCATAAATGTCGTGTCAGCTGTTTTCTGCTTTGGAATTTCTTGTTTCGGCTATTATGTTTGTGTGCTACATAGTTGGTTGTAGGGTGTAGTTGTTAGTAGTATTGAGTTCAATCTGCGATTCATACACAATATAGGCTCTTCTTTAAAAGTTGTACTAGGGAAAGAAAGGGGAATTACAGGATAAACGTTCTCTTAATGTGCGAGACATATGAAGTTTATTCTCAAGCTATGGAAATTCCCACctttaataaaagaaaagagtTGTTTATGCATTTCATATAAGGTTAAGAATTTTTTTcgtgtttgtttgtttcttcTAATTGAAAGAGCAAACTGTCTTAACTACTGAGACAATAAGACTTAATGAAATAGACTACGGCATCTTTGTTTGCCTTTGTTATGTGTTCTATGAACCTGGATAGGATTGTGCTTCTTCATTGTGACTGTTAGAGATAATGATAATTATCTTTGGAGCTTAAACTACCATCTTGAGCTTTTAGGTGGAGTGATGGTAGCGTAGCCTGATCAAAAGTTCTAGAGATCGATTCTTGGTAaccctaaattaattaattaaattcttaaGATAAAGTGGGTCTACTTGTTCACGCTTCAAGTGTGCGGGGGCATGCTAGAGATATTGATAACTACTGTTGGAATCTCACCTAACAACTTGAGCTTCTTTTAGGTGTATTGGTTATTTGAAATTGACATTATGCAAAAAAATGGCAGTGAACCTAGTTAATTGGATTTGGTTGCACCTTACACTATATGTAATTATATATATCTTTTCTTCTACTTCTTATTTGGATGGGATACACgtcgttttgcctttttatattttgagaAGTTGTATTGGTTTTCTGTAATTTTCCGAATCCCTGCTTGTAACTGTCACTTTATTTGTTCATTTCTCTGAATGAATGAGCATAGCAGCTTTGATTTGTGTTCCGAGACTTGTAACTGTATAATCTACATTCTCTATAAATGTTGACACAATGCAGGTTTTTGCATTCAATGGATTTGGCTTACGCTGCTGCAGACCTTGTTGTCTCTAGAGCAGGTGCAATGACGTGCTCTGAGATTTTAGCTACTGGGAAACCTGCTATTCTggtaaaatgaaaagaaaataataaaaaaaaattgttcttcTCTTTCAATTGTTTTCTCGTGGGTTTCCATTGATAAGTGCTGCCTCTTGTGTGTGATCACTGATTCACTGGTATAATAATAGTTAGAATCATGTCGGATATAGGTGAGCGTACTGCGTAACTTTTCTAAGTTACAAACAAACCGCCCTCCAGGATTTTTCGTTCGAAATGGCTGATCATTTGCATGCTGTACTTAGATAATTGGTTGTTCGAGTAAGAAAGGCAAAAGAAAATTCTATAGTTTCTGCTGCTGCAATATTTCTATTAAACACGACATAAAGACTATGCAGTGCAGTGGATAGTTAGTTAATGTGTTCTTCAATGCAAAGTTCAACTGGAATGCTTCCTGTTGTATTTGGGATAATGTTGCACTATAATGATGTTTAGGCATATCTGTCCAATATGTAACTGTGAACTTATCAATAATATCATTGACACAATTATGCTGGGAATTGTTCTTAGAAAATCATACTGGTGTCATTAGCAACACAAGTTTGAATGTTTGAACTTTTCAGCTTCTCTATATTGCTGCTAATTTTACCAATCGACAAAAGAATTCTCATTGAAATTGATTAATCGTGTATCCTTAGATGTTTCAAAATGATTGGAACTAAGGATGGCAGTATATGTGCTTTGGTGTTTTAACTTGCCATCCTTTAaactccatatatgtataaaccTGACTTTCATCACTTCTTTGTCAGTTGTTTATCCATTCTGCATTGATATGCCCGAATATTTGTGAAGTTGGATTGGAATGGCTGTATTGCTTTATCAAatattacttttttatattttacagaTACCATCTCCAAATACTGAAGAAGGACACCAAGTAAGAAATGCTTCTCTTCTGGCAGATGTAGCAGGTTCAAGGATTATAATCGAAGACGAGCTAGATTCGACTACTCTGGAAACCACAATTGAAGAGATATTGGGTATGTTTGAcattttgcaaatttaaatttatatgagGTATCTTAATGAatattctcattttcatgcTCTGCCATTCTAATGCTCAAGTTAATttacagcatgccttatatgtCATGCTCTTCTATAATGTAGTAAATAAGCGATGATTTTGGTTCTGATAGTCattgatgtttttctttttcctgCTGCAATACGAAAAGTGCTCGTCGATGTTTCATGACTGCTTTCATACTCTAGCCATCTTTCTTTCGGATTCTTGTCAATCTATAAACATATAATTTCGTATTCTGCATTTCCTAGCAGCCAACTAGATAGTATTTTCCCCATTGACAAATGATGAAAGCACATCTACAAATTGGATGTATTTAGTATTCTATGATTACAAAAATTTCAAGTACATATTAtcgcaaaaaaataaaatatcaagtaCATGTAAACTGCAAGCAGCAAGCTTTGTTTATGAtgcaattttcaattttttttgcaaaattatATACAAGAAATGAATGTCTCTCAAGCCTATCTAGATTTATATAATCTTCAGAAATGAAACTAGAGAAACTAATTAGcccaaaaacagaaaaatctAGAGACATGAGATAGAAGAGTTCCTCGAAGGTTTAGAGCAAACAATAATAATAGAaggatttttgttttgattgtGAGCATTGCATTAGATTTTCTAACTGATAACTGACCATATTGTTTGATACACCAGGAGATGAAATTTTGATGGCAGATATGTCGGAAAGGGCAATAAAAGCTGCAAAGCCGGATGCCTCTGCAGAAATCGTGCGCCATATTCTTTCACTGGTTGAGACATCAAAGGCAAAGAATAGCAACTTTAGTTGATAAACAAAgaaataaagtaattttttcTTCATAAACTAACCTTACTGTAAATTTTTCACATGATACGGCGTCTTCTTCACCCTCTAATGGTCGGAATTTCTTACAGGGCTCCATTGTTTGATCGAAGCTGAGAATGTGTGCCTCCTAGCCATTTCAATAAGGCTAGAATCATGCATAGAACTGCTTTATTTCTACTCTGGTTGCAAATAAGCTAGATAGATAGTCAATTAGTCATATATTTTCCAATAATAATATCCTGATTAATCAAGTCATATACTTTTTAATAATAAGATCCTGATTGTAGCCTATCCTTTTTGTATCCATTTTTCAAGGCTCCGACTGTTTGCATTCCCTGTAAAGCTAATGGAGTATATTTTTGTGTGTcggaaaattaataattaataattatttaaattgagaGTTAGTCAATAGgttatttgaattatttcagTTATTCCAAAATTAAGATGTTTAATGgtatttttagtttatctagATTCTCTTTGTTATAAAATTTTCTATAATAAGTTAAGTTGTGCTCTTGGAAATTTATAAGAAAACTAGGTCAATGTCACTGTGTTGCAGGGATAAAATTGAATATATGTAATGTTCTATAAGATGTATTTCTAATGAAGCAACTACTAATTCAAATGCATTGAATCTTACACCTAAACAAGTGCAAAAGCTATATCCTTTATTGAATGATTCAACTGTAGCACCCAATAGAATGAAAGCTCCCATCACTCATGTTGGAACTGTCCaactatttttcaattttttatcaaaCTAGTTCAATTTTTGAACTCATTCATATGATTTGAATGGTCATCATTACAGTTAGgggggtgtgcattcggttcaaaCCGAACAGAACCGAATTTTGGCCTTTTTAGAAAACCGAACCGGACCGAAATTttaagaaaaggaaaaatttcaaaccaaaccgaaccgaatatttcggttcggttcggtttacatAGAAAtctgtatgaattttttttataactcaaaaccgaaccgaatcgaCCAACCGAAATTTCTTTGAaatctcaaaccgaaccgaaccgaatttgttggttcggttcggtttttcggtttcggttcggttttgcacacccctaattaCAGTCTTACTATAGTTGATGGTTCCTCAAAATTTACCTAGATTTACTTGTTGAAGTACAAATCTCAAGTCTCTGATGTTGTCTTATAGTTTATCAGCTTATTCTTAATCAATTTCACAAGTCTATTCCAGAGATAAGAACACACAATGGAACTGAATTTTCTCTTCCAACTTTTTATGCTTCAAAAGGGATTATCCATCAAACAACTTGTGTCTATGCACCCAAATAGAACGGTATTCTAGAATGCAAGCATCAACATCTTCTTAATGTCGCTATATCCTTTTTGTTTCAAGCTCACTTGCCCATTATTTTATGGGGTCATGCCATACTTACTGCAGCTCACTTAATCAATCGAGTTCCAACTCTTATATTGAACAATCACTAGTAAAAAAacagatttagcgacggaaatttctgTCACTAAATGCCtcgaatccgtcgctaatcacgTTTAGCGACAAATTAGCAACggacaaatccgtcgctaaaccttGACGCAAAAcggttagcgacggaaaaaaATCTCTCGTTAATTTAGCGACGAAAAAAAAATCGTCGGCGGATTTACAACGGCGAAAATTTAATTATGATGGATGATATattgatttttcaaaaattcgCAATCATTAAACGGCAGATTAacgcaattttttttttgaaaacaaaatatattaattaaattgcaaaaaatattaattttaattattaatcaaTTCACCAATCACTTGATAGGTCACTCATCCAATCCATCAATCCATTGAAAATTTTGCGCAAACTTTCCAGCAGGTCATCCATTTTACAATAACTCTCTCACCCAAAGTTTTTTATCCCTGAAATTCTCCCACACTTAACTTCTTCTTAACCAATTCAAattcttattatatatttatgtatattatatttaaatataactaaaaataaatatttactcCTGCACTTTACTCTcgcattttaaataattattatttattaaataatattattatttaaataatatttttagaaaatgattacttttttaaaataattctttttttaattattgtttatattaataatcattttttattattaaaaaagtttaattgtTCTTAAAATAATTTCCTTAAATTGTAATGCCACAAAGATCTCAACATAAATGATAGAATGTCATGTCACATATTTCTGTTAATTAATAGAGAGTGAGTTTCACTTACCAATTTCCTTTCATGTAAGGGTGTAAATATTGGATTTTGGTAAGTATATGGACCCGAACGTGAACAATATTAGGGAACCGGACGTGAATAATTTTAGGATATGAACCTATCGAATAAAACGGTAAAATAGAAGGTTCTTAGTATGGATTTTGCCTTTATTTTGAGTGGAGTGTAATAAGTTGCCGAGAAAATATCTACACTTGTTGGTCAAATTAATTCCTTTGTTCACATCAGCCTCGTCccaatctttttcttttcttggaaAATTACCAATCACGTATTATTAAACAATAATGATATAACTGTAAGTAATTATTCTTTTTAGGCTAATCACcttaaaaactaccgacctttcatttttttttcaataacaccctgaccttttaattacgtcaattgtaccctatttcgtatttttacgtttcaatagcaccctaaagtattaaattgaactcttttcatttgaataaaatttaaaacaaatccttcatATTTTTGAAAAGCTCAAAatgttatataatgttttaaattatacgCATAAACCCTCTtctcaataataaaaaatatataaaataaataaattaaataaaaatccaCCGCCTCCTCTCGGACCCTCCGTCACTGGTGCCTTCCGACTCTCCGTCACCGGTCTTCCCcgctgctggtcttccatggagaagaccagctcgtcttccccatggaagacgagaTCGTCTTCCCCAAGGAAGACCAGTAAATCTGCTGGTCTTCCTTGGGGAAGACGATCTGGTCTTCCCCAAGGAagaccagatctgctggtcttctaTGAAAGACGAGCtggtcgtcttccatggaaaaCAACCAGCTCGTCTCCGGTAGACACCGGAGAGCGGCGGGTGGCGGCCGGCAGGGATGGCggatttcttttttaatatttatttaattttgaattaagtaattaattatatatgtatttaattaattttttatttaggatttatttgaaagttttttaaGTTAAGGAACTTATTAGAATTTGTCCAagtagaaaaaggtataaaatgactcttaaatttgtattttttataaaatttaatccttgTAATAgtaaaatcatctatttttttttaaattagggtgctattgaaacgtaaaaatacgaaatagggtgcaattgacgaaattacaaggtcagggtgttattgaaaaaaaaatgaaaggtcagtagtttttaaggtgattagccttctttttatttttcttctttcaagATCAAAAAAAGCAAATGAAACCCCATATTTTCTGCTTAATCGCCCTATTCTTTCTCTCAGTTTTATTCTCAGTATCTAATTGTCAAGATGATGAGAATTACAGAAAGTGCATCACTCCTTTTAGCTATGGAAACTTAATGCATCTTAGCTACCCATTCTGGAGCGACGATCGTCCCGAAATTTATGGTCATGAAGGATTCAAGCTTACTAATTGCACCGAAGCTCAGGTGCCCATTATTACCATACAAAACGAAGAATTTCGCGTTGTATCGGTAAATCAGTCAGGGAGTTTGATGACGATAGCGAGGGAAGATTACTGGGAAGATATATGCCCTGACAATTTCGCAAACACCACACTCAATCAAACTCTCTTCACTTTCTCCCAACCATTTCcaaatattagtttattttataactgCAACTACCAGCCCCCGAGCATGAAGCAAATCATATTCCCATGCTATTCTCGGAATTCGTTCTACGCAACGGATGATATTTTGAGAGGGTGGGGAATCGACCGGCCGGAGTGCGAGCAAAGAGTAAATATTCCGATTCTGATGGATGATCTCAGAGAAATTTGGAGTGGAGTGGAAGCTTTGGAGGACGTATTGAGACGAGGGTTCAATGTGGTTTACGAGTATCATGAGAAGTGCCAGGAATGCCAAGTTACCATACAAAACCAATTCagccaaatcaaaccaaatattACAGTTTCAAAGGCTATTGGTTTTAcattagttttaaaaattaaagtattttaattgTTGGTCTGGTTTGCggttcaaaaattataaaccaaaccaaaccaatatatatatatatataaacacatacacatttttattatatatatatatatatattataacttacaaattatattttcaacactattttttaaaattgtacttgataaaataatatatttaatattttaaaaattgttataatattaaaaatgtgaaaaaattaatataaaaactttatgaaatacttttttcatttgttaGTCTATAATGTTACATGaataaaagatttatttttatgatgaaaaaatgattttaaattatttaaatttttattttacatgataaataaaataataatttgttgaTGGTTTGATCTggttttcaagaaaaaaataccaaactaaATCTAACCTTTTTGCCGGTTCGTCATCAATATGatttggtttaaaaaaaaaaattgaaccagTATAATtggtttgaattaaaaaattaattattaatcgGTCAAATCAAACTATATACacctaattataatataaaagaatttatttgtgCAATGTACTAAATGAACAAATATAACGTATTTTAAGTGCTCTATCAAACATTGATTTGAAACTAAGTTAATAACtaagatgaagaaaaaaattgtaataactAATTGAGCTTTTAAGCTCATGAATATTCTTTTTTTCCTTAATTTGTGATTAGCTCTTTTAGTATAGAAAATTACGAATTTAATATCTACACTTTTGCTATAAAACAATTCTATCATACAATATTTTACTATAATTTGTTTGCAACATACTAATTATATTTCTTATGtcatgtaaatattttaatatactattttttttattttttattttttaggaaAATATCTTtacattataatttttgaatttaaattaatttgaaaattattttatgtgatTTATCAGGTTAAATTTTGAAGTGAGTTTTATGACAGTGCCTATCCTGGTAACACTGTTTATtgcaaattcaaaattaaaatatcaaaaaatttcTTTTGTGTTGATGTCTGATGATGTAGAATTTTTCTTAATGCAATTTGAGCTTTCAATggttattgatggataccgaatcttacagtaaatataatggagccgagtcacaggagatccgctctcaggtgataccggactccctcTGAAGGCCTGGAGATATGAAAGAGAcgccgaatcccttgagattcggtgatatgccaactgataccgaatcccttgagattcggTGATATTGCCattaaagaccgaatcccacatgatccgcccaaagcgcgttagtccgggattcgggtaatcgaccAAGAATAGAAGTATTGTCCCACAAACACcatatatggaaggataagctctaccttaggaagataagactatttaggaagacgtttctaaataggactcttatcagattaaggtagatctcgacaaatcaggagaatccctactatgttgccgaatccctacaaaataggattcacttgcctactatgactctacaaggtatattcgactactataaaaggagtacgaggtatgcctagaatcacaattacattaatatacacaaaacgctgctcaaagctctaaactgactttagcatcggagagttaaccggacaaccaccgtccggttagcttctaccttattttgcaggtcttactcaccggctcagaaggcagactccat
This window contains:
- the LOC126687518 gene encoding LEAF RUST 10 DISEASE-RESISTANCE LOCUS RECEPTOR-LIKE PROTEIN KINASE-like 1.3, which codes for MKPHIFCLIALFFLSVLFSVSNCQDDENYRKCITPFSYGNLMHLSYPFWSDDRPEIYGHEGFKLTNCTEAQVPIITIQNEEFRVVSVNQSGSLMTIAREDYWEDICPDNFANTTLNQTLFTFSQPFPNISLFYNCNYQPPSMKQIIFPCYSRNSFYATDDILRGWGIDRPECEQRVNIPILMDDLREIWSGVEALEDVLRRGFNVVYEYHEKCQECQVTIQNQFSQIKPNITVSKAIGFTLVLKIKVF
- the LOC126688022 gene encoding uncharacterized protein LOC126688022; translation: MPTTIRHHYNHRLLLPRRLSPFPQLPTSPYHPPHLSFPSKLNILCCLSIHHPNPNQTSTSTTATDTTHLRVVFAAGGTGGHIIPAVAIADELRSSNPNTQILFIGSPNSMESTAIPSAGYNFSPLPPFNLHRPLFSLQNLSLPFHLLQSIIHTFKLLQQFKPDIVIGTGGYVSFPTCVAALLARIKLVVQEQSSVPGIANSVLSGFSEVVFVAYNSTVECFSKKCKCVVSGNPIRLSLRQFVSKAVARKEFFPMSGGKQGKKVILVLGGSYGANTINVALLYIYNKMLVQHKNWFIIWQTGVEAYNEMESVVRIHPHLVLTPFLHSMDLAYAAADLVVSRAGAMTCSEILATGKPAILIPSPNTEEGHQVRNASLLADVAGSRIIIEDELDSTTLETTIEEILGDEILMADMSERAIKAAKPDASAEIVRHILSLVETSKAKNSNFS